One segment of Falco peregrinus isolate bFalPer1 chromosome 4, bFalPer1.pri, whole genome shotgun sequence DNA contains the following:
- the SH3BGR gene encoding SH3 domain-binding glutamic acid-rich protein → MVIKVFVATSSGSTAIKKKQQEVVGFLEANKIDFQQMDIAGDEDNRKWMRENVPGEKKPQNGIPLPPQIFNEERYCGDFESFFSAKEENIIYSFLGLAPPPGTKESEKSDATDETEAHTEDKGDEGTHEEAQSAQSPSEDQQESKEEHAATGEEEEKQEEGEEKEEVEEQEES, encoded by the exons ATGGTGATCAAAGTATTTGTAGCCACATCTTCGGGGTCTACAGCG atcaaaaagaaacagcaagaagtAGTGGGCTTTTTAGAGGCCAACAAGATTGACTTTCAGCAAATGGACATAGCAGGTGATGAAGACAACAGGAAATGGATGAGAGAGAATGTCCCAGGtgaaaaaaagcctcaaaatggaattcctcttcctccacagATCTTCAATGAGGAGCGGTACTGTGGG gaTTTTGAATCCTTTTTCTCtgctaaagaagaaaatattatttattcattcctGGGTCTTGCTCCTCCTCCAGGTACAAAG GAATCTGAAAAGTCTGATGCCACGGATGAAACTGAGGCACACACAGAAGACAAGGGAGATGAAGGGACTCATGAAGAGGCTCAGTCTGCTCAGTCACCATCAGAAGATCAACAG gaaagcaaggaagaacaTGCAGCCACAGGG gaagaagaagaaaagcaggaagagggagaagaaaaggaagaggtagAGGAGCAAGAAGAGTCTTAG